One segment of Xylanibacillus composti DNA contains the following:
- a CDS encoding phage late control D family protein yields the protein MNTRKAQAHITYLGADITQDIAPFLMSMSYTDNGANRADDLSLTLADRDGRWHNMWMPENGDEIQAEIQLENWYGPGMNRVLACGTFAVDSLSLGGPPDSISIQALSYPGNDAIKNETHTRSWEVVTLRQIAARIAASAGMTLMFETEDIRYDRLEQNQESDLSFLASICEKEGVSLKITNHTLVLLDDRAYEEQPPVRTLTRGESDILSYSFNRSVVGAAYTACEVSYFDSTANRTIQGAYRLPGSSGPILKLNERVASEAEAIRKAKKALYQKNKEAQRASLTVMGDYALAQGLTVQLAGFGKFDEKYLIESARHEVGRSGYRTTLEIRRVLAYV from the coding sequence ATGAACACGCGGAAAGCGCAGGCGCATATTACTTATTTGGGCGCAGATATCACACAGGATATTGCGCCCTTTCTTATGTCCATGTCTTACACAGACAACGGCGCCAACCGGGCGGATGACCTGAGCCTGACGCTGGCTGACCGGGACGGACGCTGGCACAATATGTGGATGCCGGAAAATGGCGATGAGATCCAGGCGGAGATTCAGCTGGAGAACTGGTATGGCCCCGGGATGAACCGAGTCTTGGCTTGCGGCACGTTCGCCGTGGACAGCCTCAGCCTTGGCGGACCGCCGGACAGCATCTCCATTCAAGCCTTGTCATACCCCGGCAATGATGCCATTAAGAATGAAACGCATACCCGGTCATGGGAAGTGGTTACCTTAAGGCAGATCGCCGCACGCATCGCGGCTTCGGCAGGAATGACCTTGATGTTTGAAACAGAGGATATCCGCTATGATCGGTTGGAGCAAAATCAGGAGAGCGATTTGTCTTTTTTGGCTTCCATTTGTGAGAAAGAGGGCGTGTCCTTGAAAATCACGAACCACACGCTCGTCCTTCTGGATGATCGTGCCTACGAGGAACAGCCGCCAGTACGGACACTGACTCGCGGGGAGAGCGATATTCTCTCTTATTCCTTCAACCGTTCGGTGGTAGGAGCGGCTTATACGGCGTGCGAGGTCAGTTATTTCGATAGCACCGCGAACCGGACAATTCAGGGTGCTTACCGCTTGCCGGGCTCGTCTGGACCGATCCTGAAGCTGAACGAACGAGTGGCCTCGGAGGCGGAAGCAATTCGCAAAGCAAAGAAAGCTCTGTACCAGAAGAACAAGGAAGCGCAGAGAGCAAGTCTGACTGTCATGGGTGATTATGCGCTGGCACAAGGACTTACGGTTCAGCTTGCCGGCTTCGGCAAGTTTGACGAGAAGTACCTGATCGAGTCGGCCAGGCACGAGGTGGGACGATCCGGCTACAGAACGACATTGGAAATAAGAA
- a CDS encoding tail protein X, whose amino-acid sequence MFRYTTMQGDTWDGISYKLYQTEAYMSELMTANPDHIRTVVFSAGIVLQVPEIAAPQAEQLPPWKRGRSG is encoded by the coding sequence ATGTTTAGGTATACGACCATGCAGGGGGACACTTGGGACGGTATTTCGTACAAGCTGTATCAGACGGAGGCGTACATGTCTGAACTAATGACGGCCAATCCTGATCATATCCGAACAGTTGTCTTTTCAGCAGGCATCGTCCTGCAAGTACCGGAGATTGCTGCCCCGCAAGCCGAACAGCTGCCGCCTTGGAAGCGGGGGCGGAGCGGATGA
- a CDS encoding phage tail tape measure protein codes for MPNSKEIETILKLQDAVKGFSDELKTLLAGLGHADSELDKAAKSAEAYAKKLGGGLTAIAMQAGAAAWKTASDYEQAVKSIQISTGATGRQLQALEKQFRSVMNEVPNSTGEVAGVIAHLDNLTNASGDVMHALTRQILDLSRMLKEDAAGNAEAFGNVLALWQRPAEDAGAILDGMFKISQDAGIGFGKLASDLNSYGAGMQLAGFSIEETADLFGRLHAQGITVSKVMPGLNKSFQQWAGEQKDSRQELAKTIQAMRDAETSTDALTVATEVFGKESAEQLVATVRNGSLALDGLAGSFEGASGSIARYADETMTIDEKMQRLKNQLFQVLEPYGEKMIEQAEKAVKYFDENGPQMIAIAEDVAKALAGIAIAAGTIKVGKGIMDATAFIGNLTKIGKAAATTGAGVGGVSTSVRVLSLALRALSGPVGWTLTGVGLLSAGWSAYKKHQENARQELLHMGESLNDAFNNYDSVKEHSKRTNELINEYDRLKDKIANTATPAEELTEARRKLAVVEQELIDMNPDILRAEDAKSEKFREVLGDTQKRNEIVLEMERRKLENTIINSTHKMPDLLTEYDRLNDEAAKYDKSYIEARESYFQYLDYHNRKQAISHNRNLTESERNEQLAALAAEIYEETGNKYEGLWGNLEVHTNRFLDSFNEQYGKWEETRKEIALAEETFQTYYDSLVQKIEADLGGSIDELTQNYHNLSEEEKKLFNDRIAQLSEWNTQFNMLPPSKTIDIKAIWRQTGVIPDDPSIPLSARYSMHGFADGGFSDRPAIFGEAGLEAAIPINNKPRSHAILDRVNQLMGHDAGSNVQITFAPNIRLAVGGSEQDVRGQVQSAIRESQAEFERRFRDMLRQERRLSFHV; via the coding sequence ATGCCCAACAGCAAAGAAATTGAGACCATTCTGAAGCTTCAAGATGCCGTCAAAGGTTTCTCGGACGAGCTGAAGACACTGTTGGCGGGCCTTGGTCATGCCGATTCCGAATTGGACAAGGCTGCCAAAAGTGCGGAGGCTTATGCCAAGAAATTAGGCGGTGGGTTGACAGCGATTGCCATGCAGGCAGGAGCGGCGGCATGGAAAACCGCCAGCGACTACGAGCAGGCGGTGAAGTCCATCCAAATCAGCACCGGAGCAACCGGCAGGCAGCTGCAGGCGTTGGAAAAGCAGTTCCGGTCCGTTATGAATGAAGTGCCGAACTCAACTGGTGAAGTGGCAGGTGTAATCGCACATCTGGATAATCTGACGAACGCTTCCGGCGATGTCATGCATGCGCTGACCCGGCAAATTCTCGACCTTTCCCGCATGCTGAAGGAGGATGCAGCCGGCAATGCCGAGGCATTCGGAAATGTACTTGCGCTGTGGCAGCGCCCGGCCGAGGATGCAGGGGCCATTCTTGACGGGATGTTCAAGATTTCGCAGGATGCCGGCATCGGCTTCGGCAAGCTGGCCTCAGACTTGAACAGCTACGGCGCCGGCATGCAGCTTGCCGGGTTCAGCATTGAGGAGACGGCGGATCTGTTCGGTCGCTTGCACGCGCAGGGGATTACTGTCTCCAAGGTGATGCCTGGACTGAACAAGAGCTTCCAGCAGTGGGCAGGCGAGCAGAAGGATTCCCGCCAGGAGCTGGCCAAGACCATTCAAGCTATGCGGGACGCGGAAACCTCGACAGACGCACTGACGGTCGCAACGGAAGTGTTCGGCAAAGAAAGCGCAGAGCAGCTGGTGGCGACCGTTCGCAACGGCTCGTTGGCTCTGGATGGTCTGGCCGGAAGCTTCGAAGGCGCGAGCGGGAGCATCGCTCGCTATGCGGACGAAACGATGACGATCGACGAGAAGATGCAGCGGCTGAAGAACCAGCTTTTTCAGGTGCTTGAGCCGTACGGGGAGAAGATGATCGAGCAAGCGGAAAAAGCGGTGAAGTACTTCGACGAGAACGGGCCGCAAATGATCGCAATCGCCGAGGACGTTGCCAAGGCGCTGGCCGGTATTGCGATTGCCGCAGGCACGATCAAGGTTGGCAAGGGCATCATGGACGCCACCGCCTTCATCGGCAACCTGACGAAGATAGGCAAGGCAGCGGCGACGACAGGCGCGGGGGTTGGAGGGGTTTCTACCTCTGTTCGTGTATTGAGTCTGGCGCTTCGGGCGCTTTCGGGCCCTGTTGGCTGGACGCTGACAGGCGTTGGTCTTTTATCGGCAGGTTGGTCTGCGTATAAGAAACATCAGGAGAATGCGCGGCAAGAGCTGCTTCATATGGGGGAATCCTTGAATGATGCTTTCAATAATTATGATTCAGTAAAGGAACACTCCAAAAGAACAAACGAATTAATCAATGAGTATGATCGATTGAAAGATAAAATTGCTAATACCGCAACTCCTGCTGAAGAACTTACAGAAGCGCGCCGCAAATTAGCAGTCGTCGAGCAAGAACTGATTGATATGAACCCGGATATTCTTCGAGCTGAAGATGCGAAAAGCGAAAAGTTCCGGGAAGTTCTTGGTGATACGCAGAAAAGAAATGAAATTGTGCTAGAGATGGAGCGCCGCAAGTTAGAAAACACAATTATCAACAGTACTCACAAAATGCCAGATCTATTAACAGAGTATGATAGATTAAACGATGAAGCCGCAAAGTATGACAAGTCCTATATTGAAGCGAGGGAGTCTTATTTTCAGTATCTGGACTATCATAACCGTAAACAAGCAATCAGTCACAACAGAAATCTGACAGAGTCGGAGCGCAATGAACAACTTGCCGCCCTAGCTGCAGAAATTTATGAAGAAACCGGAAATAAATACGAAGGGCTTTGGGGGAACCTAGAGGTTCATACCAATAGATTTCTCGACTCATTTAATGAACAATACGGAAAGTGGGAAGAAACACGGAAAGAAATTGCATTAGCTGAAGAGACTTTTCAAACATATTACGACTCTCTGGTCCAAAAGATAGAGGCTGATCTTGGCGGGTCGATTGATGAATTGACACAGAATTATCATAACCTTTCTGAAGAAGAGAAAAAGTTGTTTAACGACCGCATTGCACAACTTTCTGAATGGAACACGCAATTTAATATGCTGCCCCCCTCAAAAACAATCGACATCAAAGCAATTTGGAGACAAACAGGTGTCATACCAGATGATCCAAGTATTCCATTATCGGCGAGGTATTCGATGCATGGCTTCGCCGACGGCGGCTTCTCCGACCGCCCGGCGATTTTCGGGGAGGCAGGGCTCGAGGCGGCTATCCCGATTAATAATAAGCCGCGCTCCCATGCGATTCTCGACCGGGTCAACCAATTAATGGGACATGATGCGGGCAGCAATGTGCAGATCACCTTCGCGCCGAACATTCGACTGGCGGTTGGTGGAAGCGAGCAGGATGTCCGGGGGCAGGTGCAGTCAGCCATACGCGAATCGCAGGCGGAGTTCGAGCGCAGATTTCGGGATATGCTCCGGCAGGAAAGGCGGTTGAGTTTTCATGTTTAG
- a CDS encoding phage tail assembly protein, whose product MAEQKVQGSEFSLRYPVEFEGKQVEALQLNFAALSADDIIASERQFVAETGENPFVKETSKLFQAYIAARAAGVPIELVKKINASDFSRLTLRVQNFLLGVD is encoded by the coding sequence ATGGCAGAACAAAAGGTTCAGGGTAGCGAGTTTTCGCTTCGCTACCCTGTTGAATTTGAAGGCAAGCAAGTAGAAGCGCTCCAACTGAATTTTGCCGCTTTGTCTGCAGACGACATCATTGCCTCCGAACGGCAGTTTGTCGCAGAGACAGGCGAGAATCCTTTCGTCAAGGAAACGAGCAAGCTGTTTCAAGCCTATATCGCAGCAAGAGCAGCCGGTGTGCCGATTGAATTGGTGAAGAAGATCAACGCCTCGGATTTCTCCAGGCTCACGCTGCGGGTGCAAAATTTTTTGCTCGGTGTGGACTGA
- a CDS encoding phage major tail tube protein yields the protein MSRQIPEKLINFSVYRDGKEWLGTASVDLPSIAAMTETVSGAGIAGEVDSPTLGHYGSMTCTLNWRTLARPGVNLFQPKSHALTFRGAQQMYDTATGEYKSAGFTVAVKAIPKTGALGSLAPGTATNSTNEFELTYLKIDIDGRNVLEIDKFNFKCVIDGEDQLADVRQQLGM from the coding sequence ATGAGCAGACAAATCCCTGAAAAATTAATCAACTTCTCCGTTTACCGGGATGGCAAGGAATGGCTTGGAACAGCCAGTGTAGACTTGCCATCCATCGCCGCCATGACCGAAACGGTCAGCGGTGCAGGCATTGCGGGCGAGGTAGACAGCCCGACCCTGGGACATTACGGCAGCATGACTTGCACGCTGAACTGGCGGACACTGGCCAGACCGGGTGTCAACCTGTTTCAGCCGAAGTCGCATGCGCTGACCTTCAGAGGGGCCCAGCAGATGTACGATACCGCTACTGGCGAGTACAAATCTGCCGGCTTTACGGTTGCCGTGAAGGCGATTCCCAAGACAGGAGCACTCGGCAGCCTGGCGCCGGGAACAGCGACGAATTCTACCAACGAATTTGAGCTGACCTATTTAAAGATTGATATCGATGGACGGAACGTGCTGGAAATCGACAAGTTCAACTTCAAATGCGTGATCGACGGCGAGGATCAGCTTGCCGACGTCCGTCAACAGCTCGGGATGTAG
- a CDS encoding phage tail sheath family protein: MSYQHGVYTSEIPTSILPAVQSGTVPVVFGSAPVHMSRREKVPVHEPILCHTYQEAVEAFGYSDDWRFTLCEFMYSYFGTYQSSPAILINVLDPDTMRTSEANVPATLQNDIAVVKQSGIVLASVVVKSDDGAVTYAEGTDYSVDFDKEGHLIVQRIVGGSMTAGEALSLDFDKLDPSAVTADDLIGGIDGEGKPTGLELLNQVFPKYRIVPGMVLAPGFSHHADVAAVMTAKAGNINGSFKCLALTDIPSDIVTSYSDVPEWKNLNSYTSERQINSWPKLSLGGRSYHMSTQLAGVMAVTDAGNGNVPYVSPSNQSLQADGAQLADGTEVLLGQDQANYLNGEGIVTALNWIGGWRAWGNRTGVYPANTDPKDAFIPVRRMMDWIQNTIILTFWQQVDAPITRRLVEAVTDSLNLWLNGLAAAGNILGGRVEFLASENPDAALADGIVKFHVYVTPPSPAKEIDFVVEYDPQYLSGLFA, translated from the coding sequence ATGAGCTACCAACATGGTGTTTATACCTCTGAAATTCCTACATCCATTTTGCCGGCGGTGCAATCCGGCACGGTGCCCGTCGTATTCGGCAGCGCACCGGTTCATATGTCGCGAAGGGAGAAGGTCCCGGTACATGAGCCGATTCTTTGCCATACCTACCAAGAAGCCGTGGAGGCATTCGGATATTCCGATGATTGGCGGTTTACTCTTTGCGAGTTCATGTACTCGTATTTCGGTACGTATCAATCGTCCCCGGCGATCCTGATCAACGTGCTGGACCCGGATACGATGAGGACGAGCGAGGCGAATGTGCCGGCAACATTGCAAAACGACATTGCTGTCGTGAAGCAATCCGGCATTGTGCTGGCGTCGGTCGTTGTGAAATCCGATGACGGGGCCGTCACTTATGCGGAGGGAACGGATTATAGTGTCGATTTTGATAAGGAAGGCCACCTCATCGTACAGCGAATCGTTGGCGGTTCCATGACAGCCGGCGAAGCTCTCTCTCTCGACTTCGACAAGCTCGATCCGTCGGCGGTTACAGCTGATGACCTGATCGGAGGGATTGACGGCGAAGGCAAGCCGACCGGCTTGGAGCTGCTCAACCAAGTGTTCCCGAAATACCGGATTGTCCCTGGCATGGTGCTGGCTCCGGGATTTTCGCATCACGCTGATGTAGCGGCGGTTATGACCGCCAAGGCCGGGAACATCAACGGCAGCTTCAAGTGCTTGGCGCTGACGGACATTCCATCAGATATCGTCACCTCTTACAGTGACGTGCCTGAGTGGAAAAACTTGAATAGCTACACGTCGGAGCGACAAATCAACAGCTGGCCGAAGCTGAGCCTCGGAGGCCGTTCCTACCACATGTCTACACAGCTGGCGGGGGTCATGGCGGTGACGGATGCGGGCAATGGCAATGTGCCGTATGTTTCGCCGTCGAACCAATCCCTTCAGGCGGATGGGGCGCAGCTTGCCGATGGCACGGAGGTGCTGCTTGGACAAGACCAAGCCAACTACCTGAACGGAGAAGGCATTGTCACCGCGCTCAACTGGATTGGCGGCTGGCGGGCATGGGGCAACCGGACGGGCGTTTATCCGGCCAACACGGACCCGAAGGATGCCTTCATTCCGGTGCGCCGCATGATGGACTGGATTCAAAATACGATCATTCTGACCTTCTGGCAGCAGGTGGATGCGCCGATTACCCGCCGATTGGTTGAAGCCGTCACGGACAGCCTGAATTTGTGGCTGAATGGTCTGGCTGCGGCTGGCAACATCCTTGGAGGCCGTGTGGAGTTTTTGGCGTCGGAGAATCCGGATGCCGCTCTGGCCGATGGCATCGTCAAATTCCATGTGTACGTGACACCGCCTTCTCCAGCCAAGGAAATTGATTTTGTCGTCGAGTATGATCCCCAATATTTGAGCGGACTGTTCGCCTAA
- a CDS encoding transcriptional regulator, producing MNETKLHKDVFRHVEAELYAYPLREREMTRLREEILTPFHEESRDLSSTKAGRLPGDPTGQMAVRLAGHAKLMHMERVSSVIEQVYNQLPEVKQEFVRVKYWTSPQRLTAIGVCQKLHISERTYSRWRRQFVQEVAEMLGWN from the coding sequence ATGAACGAGACCAAGCTGCATAAGGACGTATTCCGCCACGTTGAGGCAGAGCTGTATGCCTACCCCTTACGGGAACGGGAAATGACTCGCTTGCGCGAGGAGATCTTGACCCCATTCCATGAGGAGTCGCGGGACCTAAGCAGTACAAAAGCCGGCAGACTGCCTGGAGATCCAACCGGGCAAATGGCGGTCAGGCTGGCCGGTCACGCCAAGCTGATGCATATGGAGCGCGTGTCCAGTGTGATAGAACAGGTGTACAATCAACTGCCGGAAGTGAAGCAGGAGTTCGTCCGCGTCAAGTACTGGACCTCCCCTCAACGCCTCACCGCAATCGGCGTCTGTCAGAAGCTTCATATCAGCGAGCGCACCTATAGCAGGTGGCGCCGCCAATTCGTACAGGAAGTAGCAGAAATGCTCGGTTGGAATTAA
- a CDS encoding helix-turn-helix domain-containing protein has translation MDFASKLTKLREQSGLSQYEVSERLGIKRPRYNAWEQGISKPRADMIHRVAALFHVSIDYLLGQPEDAADMHEKLSTVGELFQAHGFTVKLDLHSGNEQEETEIAGADGRTLLKVKVSELLFHAETVLSQVKNIAAAEEEDWTEEEQNMIEAYKKFLRSQRKQRPENS, from the coding sequence ATGGATTTTGCCTCGAAATTGACGAAGCTGCGCGAGCAATCGGGCCTGTCCCAATATGAAGTTTCGGAACGGCTCGGGATTAAGCGCCCCCGCTACAATGCATGGGAGCAAGGGATTTCCAAACCGCGAGCGGACATGATCCACCGGGTAGCCGCTTTGTTTCATGTATCTATCGATTATTTGCTCGGACAGCCGGAAGATGCCGCTGACATGCACGAGAAGCTGTCCACCGTAGGCGAGCTGTTTCAAGCTCACGGGTTCACCGTAAAGCTTGATTTGCACTCCGGCAATGAGCAAGAAGAGACAGAGATTGCGGGGGCAGACGGCAGGACCTTACTGAAAGTCAAGGTAAGCGAACTGCTGTTCCATGCCGAAACTGTATTGAGTCAGGTCAAAAACATAGCGGCAGCAGAGGAGGAAGACTGGACAGAAGAAGAACAGAACATGATCGAAGCCTATAAGAAGTTTTTACGCTCCCAACGCAAGCAACGACCGGAAAATTCTTGA
- the glnA gene encoding type I glutamate--ammonia ligase, whose product MSLTKEDIMRIAKEENVRFIRLQFTDMLGTIKNVEIPVSQLEKALDNKMMFDGSSIEGYVRIEESDMYLYPDLDTWLIYPWVTEDRIARLICDIYMPDGTPFAGDPRGILKRNLKRMEEMGFTAMNVGPEPEFFLFKNDEKGDPTLELNDQGGYFDLAPTDLGENCRREIVLTLEEMGFEIEASHHEVAPGQHEIDFKYADAVKAADQIQTFKLVVKTISRKHNLHATFMPKPLFGVNGSGMHCHMSLFRGKENAFYDEKDQLGLSETARQYMAGCLRHARAFAAITNPTVNSYKRLVPGYEAPCYVAWSASNRSPMIRIPASRGLSTRIELRNPDPAANPYLALAVMLAAGLDGIENKLDLPKPTDRNIYVMTDEERVDQGIPSLPANLKEGIDELLLDDVICDALGEHALTHFVELKEIEWDMYRTQVHQWERDQYMTLY is encoded by the coding sequence TTGAGTTTGACCAAAGAAGACATTATGCGAATTGCTAAGGAAGAGAACGTTCGTTTTATCCGCTTGCAATTTACGGATATGCTCGGCACGATCAAAAATGTGGAAATTCCGGTAAGCCAGCTGGAAAAGGCGCTGGACAACAAAATGATGTTCGATGGTTCTTCCATCGAAGGTTATGTACGCATTGAAGAATCTGACATGTACTTATACCCGGATTTGGATACTTGGTTGATTTACCCTTGGGTGACAGAAGATCGCATTGCTCGTCTGATTTGTGACATCTATATGCCGGACGGCACGCCGTTCGCCGGTGATCCGCGCGGCATCCTGAAGCGCAATCTCAAGCGCATGGAAGAAATGGGCTTCACAGCAATGAATGTTGGGCCGGAGCCGGAGTTTTTCCTGTTCAAGAACGACGAGAAGGGCGATCCGACACTGGAACTGAATGACCAAGGCGGATATTTCGACTTGGCACCTACTGATCTTGGCGAGAATTGCCGCCGCGAGATCGTGCTGACCTTGGAGGAAATGGGATTTGAGATCGAAGCGTCCCATCATGAAGTGGCGCCCGGCCAGCACGAGATCGACTTCAAATATGCGGATGCCGTGAAAGCGGCCGACCAGATCCAGACATTCAAGCTGGTCGTCAAGACGATCTCGCGCAAGCACAATCTGCACGCAACCTTTATGCCGAAGCCGCTGTTCGGTGTGAACGGCTCTGGCATGCATTGTCACATGTCGCTGTTCAGAGGCAAGGAGAACGCCTTCTATGATGAGAAGGATCAGCTTGGCCTGAGTGAAACGGCACGCCAATACATGGCTGGCTGCCTGCGCCACGCCCGCGCCTTCGCCGCCATCACGAATCCGACCGTCAACTCTTACAAGCGCCTGGTTCCCGGCTATGAAGCGCCTTGCTATGTGGCATGGTCCGCTTCCAACCGCAGCCCGATGATCCGTATCCCGGCTTCCCGCGGCCTCAGCACTCGGATCGAGCTGCGCAACCCGGACCCGGCTGCGAACCCGTATCTGGCACTCGCTGTCATGCTGGCTGCCGGACTGGACGGCATCGAGAACAAGCTCGACCTGCCGAAGCCGACTGACCGCAACATCTATGTCATGACCGACGAAGAGCGTGTCGACCAAGGCATCCCAAGCCTGCCGGCCAACTTGAAGGAAGGCATTGACGAGCTGCTGTTGGATGACGTCATCTGCGACGCATTGGGCGAGCATGCGCTGACCCACTTCGTGGAATTGAAGGAAATCGAATGGGACATGTACCGCACCCAAGTGCACCAATGGGAACGCGATCAGTATATGACGCTGTATTAA
- a CDS encoding MerR family transcriptional regulator, translated as MNGDIRRNMALFPIGIVMKLTDLTARQIRYYEQHELIVPARTNGNQRLFSFNDVERLLEIKSLIEKGVNIAGIKQVLPTVAKGSEEATYINEQTEVARRELSDKQLRLMLKRQLLEKRPGQVPLNQGDMSRFFQ; from the coding sequence ATGAACGGGGATATTCGACGGAATATGGCGCTTTTTCCGATAGGCATTGTGATGAAGCTGACGGATTTGACAGCCAGGCAAATTCGTTACTACGAGCAGCATGAATTGATCGTCCCGGCAAGAACGAACGGGAATCAACGGTTGTTCTCCTTCAACGATGTGGAACGTCTTCTCGAGATCAAGAGCTTGATCGAAAAGGGCGTGAACATTGCAGGAATTAAGCAAGTGCTGCCAACAGTAGCGAAAGGCTCCGAGGAAGCCACCTATATTAACGAGCAGACAGAAGTGGCTCGCCGTGAATTGTCCGATAAGCAATTGCGTTTAATGCTGAAGCGCCAGCTGCTTGAGAAGCGGCCCGGCCAGGTGCCGCTGAATCAAGGCGACATGTCCCGGTTCTTCCAGTAG
- a CDS encoding methionine gamma-lyase family protein — translation MSNNQAQQEVTALQSRFPEEVLRLAEAAEAKAEPKFKEVERIVDYNQWKVIDAFQQHRVSDYHFAASTGYGYNDRGREVLDDVYAQVFGAEAALVRPHFASGTHTIATALFGLLRPGDELLSITGRPYDTLHKVIGKPGDGTGSLQDFGIRYRETPLAADGSVDWQAVGAAIGPSTKVIAIQRSRGYDWRPSFAVEQIAEMVRRVKELRSDLIVFVDNCYGEFTETREPTEAGADVIAGSLIKNPGGGLAASGGYIAGKRCYVEQAAYRLTAPGIGGEVGAMLGQTRSMYQGLFLSPHTVGQAVKGAIFAAALFEELGLTTHPAWSDSRTDLIQAIRFPGREPLIAFVQAIQAAAAVDAHVVPEPWDMPGYEHPVIMAAGTFIQGGSLELSADAPIREPYIAYMQGGLTYSHVKLGVLTAVHRLISQKLL, via the coding sequence ATGAGTAACAATCAAGCACAACAAGAAGTGACGGCCCTGCAATCACGCTTCCCCGAAGAAGTGCTGCGATTGGCTGAGGCAGCCGAAGCCAAAGCGGAGCCGAAATTTAAGGAAGTGGAACGCATTGTGGACTACAATCAATGGAAGGTCATTGATGCGTTTCAGCAGCACCGTGTCAGCGATTATCACTTTGCCGCCTCTACCGGCTACGGCTACAACGACAGAGGGCGCGAAGTGCTGGACGACGTTTATGCGCAAGTATTCGGGGCAGAAGCAGCGCTGGTGCGCCCGCATTTCGCTTCCGGCACGCATACGATTGCCACGGCGCTGTTCGGTCTGTTGAGGCCCGGCGATGAATTGTTGTCCATTACCGGGCGTCCTTACGATACTTTGCACAAGGTAATCGGCAAGCCGGGCGACGGCACCGGGTCGCTGCAGGACTTCGGCATTCGGTATCGCGAAACGCCGCTGGCAGCAGACGGTTCGGTTGATTGGCAAGCAGTAGGAGCCGCGATCGGACCGAGCACGAAGGTGATCGCGATTCAGCGCTCGCGCGGGTATGACTGGCGTCCGTCGTTTGCCGTAGAGCAAATTGCGGAGATGGTGCGACGCGTGAAGGAGCTTCGGAGCGACCTGATCGTCTTCGTGGACAATTGCTACGGCGAATTTACCGAAACGCGTGAGCCTACCGAAGCGGGGGCAGACGTGATTGCCGGCTCGCTGATCAAGAACCCCGGCGGCGGGCTGGCGGCGTCTGGCGGCTACATCGCAGGGAAGCGATGCTATGTAGAGCAGGCAGCGTATCGCTTGACTGCGCCCGGCATTGGCGGAGAGGTCGGGGCCATGCTTGGACAAACCCGTTCGATGTACCAAGGCTTGTTTCTCTCGCCTCATACGGTTGGACAAGCTGTGAAAGGGGCTATCTTCGCGGCTGCTCTATTCGAAGAGCTTGGCTTGACGACACATCCGGCCTGGAGCGATTCGCGAACAGACTTGATTCAGGCTATCCGCTTTCCCGGCCGGGAACCGCTCATTGCCTTCGTGCAAGCGATACAGGCCGCGGCAGCAGTCGATGCCCACGTCGTGCCTGAGCCTTGGGATATGCCGGGCTATGAGCATCCGGTCATTATGGCAGCAGGCACTTTCATACAAGGGGGCAGCCTGGAACTGTCGGCGGATGCGCCGATTCGCGAGCCGTATATTGCTTACATGCAGGGTGGATTGACCTATTCACATGTGAAGCTGGGCGTATTGACCGCTGTCCATCGCCTCATTTCGCAGAAGCTTCTTTGA